Below is a genomic region from Azoarcus sp. KH32C.
CGCAGTTCTTCACCACCTATCCGGAGCTGCTCAACCGCGCTGCGCACACGATGGTGAAGGTCGACGGTATCGACAAGAAGACCAAGGAACGCGAAATCCGCGGCAGCTTCCTCGCCGCCCGCTCGCTGACCGGTCTGTTCGGCGATGCCTTCAAGCTGTGGCGCGCCTTCCAGGCCCGCTGAACGACCGTCGCAAGGAGAAAGGAAATGACGCAAGTGAAGGTCGAAGAGAAGCTGTTCCAGAACCGCTATCGCGTCGACGCCGGGCGGCCGCACATCCACATCAAGCAACCGGACCTGTGCGCCAACCACTGCACCGAGCAGCAATGCACCACCTGCTGTCCGGCTGGCTGCTATATCGCCGAGGGCAATGGCAGGGTCGTGCTGATCACCGACGGCTGCCTCGAATGCGGCACCTGCCGCATCATCTGCGACGAGCATCGCAACGTCGCTTGGGAATGGCCGCGCGGCGGCTTCGGCATCCTGTTCAAATTCGGCTGACGAGGGATCATGGACGACATCCACCTTTTTCTCGCCCACGCCGTCCGGCTTGAAGCCGAAGCTGCCCGGCGCTTTGAAGAACTGGCGGACGCGATGGCCACTTTCGGCAACACGGAGGTCGAAACCTTCTTCCGCAAGATGGCGACCTATTCGCGCGAGCATCTTGCCGAAGCCCAGGCGCGCAGCGGCTTCCGTCCGCTGCCGCCGCTCGCTTCCGATGAATACAGCTGGCCGGACGGGACAAGTCCGGAGACGGCCGGCTGGGCAGGCGTGGACAGCCTGATGGGCGTGTCCGACGCGCTGCAGCTCGCACTCCAAAGCGAGCAGGCCGGACGGGATTTCTATGCCGGCATCGCCGCGACGACAAAGAATCCCCGCGTCAAATCGATGGCCGACGAATTCGCCGTGGAAGAAGCCGAGCATGTGGCCGCGCTGGAGCGCCTCATCGAGCGCTGCGCCGCCTGAATCGGCTCCGCCGCCGCTCCGTCCGTCGCCGGCTCAATCCTCCTCGCGCCGCCGATGGCGGGGCTTTCGGCCGCCGCTCTGGTCGGCGGCATGCTTCGCACTCGTCATGACCGCCAGCGCTTCGGCGACACGGTGATTCACGCTCTCGCGCGGCAGAATTCCCTTGGCGTCGGGAATGCCGGCCTCCATACCGGTAAGCAGCGTGATCGCCTCATCCACATTGGCCACGGGAAAGACGTGAAACCGGCCGGCCCGGGCGGCCTCCACGACCTCCTCCCGCAGCATCAGCTGTTTCACGCTCGCGGCCGGGATCAGGACCCCCTGCTCCCCTGTCAGGCCACGCGCGCGGCACAACTGGAAGAACCCTTCGATCTTCTCATTCACCCTACCGATCGCCTGCACCTCCCCGAACTGATTGACTGAACCGGTGACCGCGAAACATTGACGAATCGGAACTTGCGCGAGCGCCGAGAGCAAGCAGCAGAGTTCCGCGAGCGACGCCGAATCGCCCTCGACCGGCCCATACGACTGCTCGAACACGAGACTTGCCGCCAGCGAGAGCGGCTGATGGCGCGCATATCGGGCTGCGAGGAAGGCCGACAAAATGAGCACGCCTTTCGAGTGGATCGCACCGCCAAGTTCCGTTTCGCGCTCGATGTCGACCACGTCCCCCTCGCCGAGCCGCGCCGTCGCCGTGATCCGCACCGGATGCCCGAACTGCTCGCCCGCGATTTCCACGATCACGAGGCCATTGACCTGACCGCAACGGGTACCGTCGGTCGAAATCAGCGTTGTCCCGTCCAGCATCGACTCGAGGACGCGTTCCGAATAGCGCCCGAAACGCCGCGCACGCGCCGCAATTGCCCCATCGATCTGAGGAGCGCCCACGACGGGAACCCCGGACTGGCGTGCGTGGTAGTCCGCTTCCCGCAGCAAATCGGCCAGGTGACGCGTCTGCAAGCTGAGCCGGCCGGCGTCTTCCGCGAGGCGGGCGCCTTCCTCGACCATGCGTGCCAGCCCTTCGCGATTCACCGGCAGCAGGTTCGATGCACGAGCGAGCGTGGCGAGCAGGCGCACGTATTGGAGGGTCAGCGTGTCCGTGCGCAGCATGTCGTCGTCGAAGTCCGCGGCGACCTTGAACAAGTCAGGGAAATCCGGGTCGTTCTCGGTCAGGAGGTAGAACAGTTCGCGGTCGCCGATCAGGATAACCTTGACGTCGCACGGCACCGGCTCGGGCTCGAGCATCTGGACGTTGGTCCAGCCCTGGGCCTCGGCGGGCGGCTCGATGCGAACTTCCCGCGCACGCAGCGCACGTTTCAATCCCTCCCACGCGAAAGGCTGCGTCAGGAGCCGATCCGCATCTACAACGAGATACCCGCCGCACGCCCGGTGCAGCGCACCGGCGCGAATCAGGTTGAAGTGGGTGATCAGCACGCCCATCTGCGCGATGAACTCCACGCGACCGATGAGGTTTCCGAACACGGGATTGTCCTCGTACACGATCGGGGCGCCATGTGTCGAGGAGTGATCGACCAGCAGCTTCACCTGATAGCGATGGAACCGCTGCCCGCCGTCCTCACCCGCTTCGTCCTCGTCCTCCAAGCTTTCCTGCTCGGCCGCATTCTCCAGCACGTCCTGGGCAACGGCATCGAGAAAGCGCAACACCTCGGGCAGTTCTGCGTATGTTTCACGCATCGGACGTATCAGATGCGTGACGGCCGGCGCCAGCGCGTCGCGGGCCGCCCGCTTGACCGATTCCCGCAAGGCGGTGCGCCAACCGGGGAAGTCATCGAGGAGATCGGCGAGCTTTTCGCTCCATGCGCTCACCTTGCCTTCGATCGCTGCGCGTTCGGCCGGCGGCAAGGCTTCGAACGCGTCCGGCGACATCGCCTCGCCGTTGGCGGTCGGAGCAAAGACAAAACCTTCGGGGGTCTGCAGCAGCGAGACGCCATCTGCCGAACATGCCTCGCCGAGCTCTCGCAAGGCCTTCTCTTCCCGGGACTTGTGCGCCTGCAGCAGGGAGTCGACGCGATCGCGATGCGTATCCGCCTCAAGCGCGGCTTCGATCGCCGGACCGAGGTCCGCGATGAAGGTCTGCATCTGCGCATGCAACGCTGCTCCGCGCCCAGCGGGAAGCTTGAGCAAGCGAGGGCGGTGGGGATTGTCAAAGTCGTTGAGATAGCACAGGTCCGGGGGAACCTCGCGACGCTCGGCGAATTCGCGCAGCAAGCGCAAGGCCACCGCGTGCCGCCCAGTCCCTGCCTCGCCTAGGACGAACAGATGGTAGCCGGGCTGCCCGATCGCCAGACCGAATCGCAATGCCTGTTCGGCCCGCGCCTGCCCCAGGCCGCCCGGCAGGTCCACCAAATCGTCGGTCGTCTCGAAATCGGGCCAGTCAGGCATGCAGCGTCGGCACAGATTCTCAGCCGACAGCGGACCGGGGCGAGCCATGCAGTCGTTCTCCTGATGCCGGAAAACAAACGGGAGACTCCATCTACTGCACCGGAACCGCCATCGTCCAGATACCGAAGCGGTTCAGGTCGGGAAATCGTGTCCCCTATCGGATTCCCCGGCGCGAGACATCGCCCCACCGGGAATCTTCCTGCAATGCAATCACGTGCTCGAACTGCGGAAATTTGCGGTCATGCTCCATCATCAGGCGCATCAGCGTCAGAGCATGCTCCTTCGGAAACCCTTGGCGGGTCCCGCCTCGCGTATCAGTCATCAGCTGGAAAAGCAGCTTCCGGCACTCCGCCGACCCCCACATCGCCTCGATCTTCCGGAGATGCGGAAACTTTGCGAAGAGTTCAGCGACAGGGATTTCAATTGCGCTTGAAGACATAGGGAATGCGGCATCCAATTGAGGTCAATTCACGCAAGATCTACTACTTTAGTTTTGTATCCCACAAAACGGTTCCTCGCCAGCTGAGACAAATACGTAAGCGGTCTCGCAAATCCAGCGTGGCACCAAGCGTAGATTCACATCTCACCCTTGCAGTGGAACGCAACGCTGCCGATAATCGTCCAAACAGCTGTCAGCCCAGACGACTCTCTGCAACTCCTTCCCCTTGCATTGTGGCGCCCGCATCCAAAAATGCAATGAAATTCATTCCAATCCACCTCGCCAACGCCCAGCCCATCGCGTCCGAAGGCATCATCATACCGAATCCGGGTATGCCACTGCATGACCGGCGAGGACGCGCCGTCCATGATCTGCGGATTTCCGTCACCGATCGCTGCAATTTCCGCTGCGTCTATTGCATGCCCCGGTCCGTCTTCGGCGCCGACTACCCCTTCCTGCCGCGCAAGGAACTCCTCTCCTTCGAAGAAATCACTCGCGTTGCCCGCGCTTTCGCTGCCCGGGGAGTACAGAAGATCCGCATCACGGGCGGCGAACCGCTGTTGCGCAAGCATGTCGAGAATCTGGTCGCGATGCTCACCGAGATCGAGGGCCTGGAGCTCACGCTCACGACGAATGGAGTCCTCCTTCCACGCATGGCCCGCACACTGCGTGACGCCGGACTGCACCGAGTTACGGTGAGCCTCGACGCGATCGACGACGCAACCTTCCGCGCGATGAACGACGCCGACTACCCCGTCGCCGCAGTTCTGCAGGGGATCGAGGCGGCAGAGCGAGCCGGACTCGCCCCGATCAAGGTCAACATGGTGGTCAAGCGCGGGGTGAACGATCACGGGATCGTGGACATGGCGCGCCATTTCCGGGGTTCCGGCCACATTCTGCGCTTCATCGAGTTCATGGACGTCGGCAGCTCGAACGGCTGGGAAATGAGCGCGGTCCTACCGTCGCGCGAAGTCATCGCGCGCATCAACGAAGTCTTTCCGGTCGAACCCATAGAACCCAACTACACGGGCGAAGTGGCGGAGCGGTGGCGCTATGTCGACGGACAAGGGGAAATCGGCGTGATCTCCTCCGTCACGCAGGCCTTCTGCTCGACCTGCACGCGAATCCGGCTTTCGACCGAAGGCAAGCTCTACACCTGCCTCTTTGCCCAGCAGGGACACGACCTGCGGGAACTGCTGCGCGCCGGCGCCAGCGACGAAGAACTCGACCGCGCGATCGCAAACGTCTGGTCCGCTCGGGAAGACCATTACTCCGAGATCCGAACAGCGAACACTGCTGGGCTGCGGAAGATCGAGATGTCGTACATCGGGGGCTGAAAGCCCCCATCCCCTCCGCCGAACTCGATTCCACTGTCGTTCTCCTTGCCCGGATCCGAAGACCGGGCAAGGGACTTGCTTGTCGGGATGCGCGCATCGGCGCCCGATTCCGAGATGACGTCCATCGCGCCACAAGAACTATCCGCCGACGCGATGCCAGGGGCCGCAGCGCCCCTCCCCCGGACAAAACGACTGTTCCGAAAGATGCCTCAACCAAACCAAGCCCGAACTGCTCAGACACTCGCCGCGACCCGCCTCCTGACAGGCACCCTTGCACTCGCTCTTGGACTAGCCATGACTGGTTGCGCCTATCAGGGGGGCACAACGAATAGCGAGAAAGAACCAAAGATTCAACTCGTCTGGCCGGCCGCCCCCGCGGATCCCAGGTTTCGCTACGAGACTCAACTCCGCAATCAGTATGACATTCGTCCCCTGACCGAAGACGAACGCTTGAAACAGATGCTCACGGGCCCTTCGAGCAAACCTGGAGAGCCCGCGTACCGCAAGCCATCCGCCCTTGCCGCTCGGAACGGCAGGATCTACGTCGCCGACCCCCCCACAAACTCGATCGTCGTATTCGACGTACCCCGTGGGCGAGTATTTCAGATCGGGGTTCGCGAACCCAACAACGTCACGAGCCCCACCTCCCTCGCCATCGACGGAGAGAACAACGTCTACGTGCTCGACGCGAAGAGACATCAGGTCATGGTATATGACTCCCTTGGCCTCTTCATGTATGCAGTCGGCAACCCGAAGGAGCTCTCCAAGCCATCGGGAGTCGCCGTTAGCGACGACGGCCAGAAGATATTCATAGTCGACCGTGGCACGGTGGACGGCAATGATCACAAAGTCATCGCTTATTCCCCGGACAACCGCGAGCTATTCCGCATTGGCCCGCGTGGGTCAGCCCCCGGCCGCGTAAGCATTCCCTTGGCAGCAACCGTTACTCGCGGGTCACTGCTTGTTCTCGACTCCGGGAATTTTCGCGTCCAGACCTTCGATCTCGAGGGCAATTTCAAGGGAATGTTCGGAAGCGTAGGCAATGGCATCGGCCAATTTTCCCGCCCGCGAAGCATTAGCGCGGATCAGGACGGAAACATCTACGTCTCGGACGCTTCATTCAACAACGTCCAGATCTTCAGCCCGGCAGGGGAATTGCTTATGTGGCTAGGCGAACCGAGCCTGCGCAATGTGCCGGGCCAATTCGGATTGATTGCAGGGATAGCAGTCGATGAAACGGGACGACTCTACGTTGCAGACCAATACCACCTGAAGGTCGAGGTCTACCGGCCAGAAAAGCCGCAGTGAACTGCGCGGGGCCTTGAGATCATAGGTGGATTGAAAATTGCTTAAAATGCCAATGAAGTAAAAAAATACTTCGGGAACGAGAACCGCCACATCAAATTTCAGGGTGTCACCCATGACAAAAAAGAAAATTCTCTCGGCATGCCTTGCATTGGCGACCGTCCTGCCAGCAATGGACGCATTGTCGGACGGCGACGTTCCGACGAAGTTCTCGAACATGGGAACGATCAGCAACACTCGGCACAACCTGACGCAAAGAGACACGACGGATGGCAATCAACCGGCCGCCGAATTCATGGACTTCGTCCGGAACGATTACATGCAGGTATGCGTGTACTGCCACACTCCGCAC
It encodes:
- a CDS encoding ferredoxin family protein, producing the protein MTQVKVEEKLFQNRYRVDAGRPHIHIKQPDLCANHCTEQQCTTCCPAGCYIAEGNGRVVLITDGCLECGTCRIICDEHRNVAWEWPRGGFGILFKFG
- a CDS encoding ferritin family protein; amino-acid sequence: MDDIHLFLAHAVRLEAEAARRFEELADAMATFGNTEVETFFRKMATYSREHLAEAQARSGFRPLPPLASDEYSWPDGTSPETAGWAGVDSLMGVSDALQLALQSEQAGRDFYAGIAATTKNPRVKSMADEFAVEEAEHVAALERLIERCAA
- a CDS encoding Lon protease family protein, with the protein product MARPGPLSAENLCRRCMPDWPDFETTDDLVDLPGGLGQARAEQALRFGLAIGQPGYHLFVLGEAGTGRHAVALRLLREFAERREVPPDLCYLNDFDNPHRPRLLKLPAGRGAALHAQMQTFIADLGPAIEAALEADTHRDRVDSLLQAHKSREEKALRELGEACSADGVSLLQTPEGFVFAPTANGEAMSPDAFEALPPAERAAIEGKVSAWSEKLADLLDDFPGWRTALRESVKRAARDALAPAVTHLIRPMRETYAELPEVLRFLDAVAQDVLENAAEQESLEDEDEAGEDGGQRFHRYQVKLLVDHSSTHGAPIVYEDNPVFGNLIGRVEFIAQMGVLITHFNLIRAGALHRACGGYLVVDADRLLTQPFAWEGLKRALRAREVRIEPPAEAQGWTNVQMLEPEPVPCDVKVILIGDRELFYLLTENDPDFPDLFKVAADFDDDMLRTDTLTLQYVRLLATLARASNLLPVNREGLARMVEEGARLAEDAGRLSLQTRHLADLLREADYHARQSGVPVVGAPQIDGAIAARARRFGRYSERVLESMLDGTTLISTDGTRCGQVNGLVIVEIAGEQFGHPVRITATARLGEGDVVDIERETELGGAIHSKGVLILSAFLAARYARHQPLSLAASLVFEQSYGPVEGDSASLAELCCLLSALAQVPIRQCFAVTGSVNQFGEVQAIGRVNEKIEGFFQLCRARGLTGEQGVLIPAASVKQLMLREEVVEAARAGRFHVFPVANVDEAITLLTGMEAGIPDAKGILPRESVNHRVAEALAVMTSAKHAADQSGGRKPRHRRREED
- the moaA gene encoding GTP 3',8-cyclase MoaA; this translates as MKFIPIHLANAQPIASEGIIIPNPGMPLHDRRGRAVHDLRISVTDRCNFRCVYCMPRSVFGADYPFLPRKELLSFEEITRVARAFAARGVQKIRITGGEPLLRKHVENLVAMLTEIEGLELTLTTNGVLLPRMARTLRDAGLHRVTVSLDAIDDATFRAMNDADYPVAAVLQGIEAAERAGLAPIKVNMVVKRGVNDHGIVDMARHFRGSGHILRFIEFMDVGSSNGWEMSAVLPSREVIARINEVFPVEPIEPNYTGEVAERWRYVDGQGEIGVISSVTQAFCSTCTRIRLSTEGKLYTCLFAQQGHDLRELLRAGASDEELDRAIANVWSAREDHYSEIRTANTAGLRKIEMSYIGG